CCGGGAGGGCTCGGTGACGAACCGCACCGAAACGCCCGGCTCGGCAGCCAGTGCCTCGACATCGGTGGCATTGGAGATCCGAGGCAACCTGGGCACGGCCACCCGCAACCACTGCTGCCCCACCGGCGGGGCCGGGCGGCCGATCACCCCGTCGGCCACGTAAGACAGTGAATCCTCCGCATCGAGCCAGAGCTCCTCGGCCCAGGGCAGCACACCGTGGACCGGGCGTCCGGTGATCGCCCGCAACTGCTCGAGTCCGGGTCGGAGCAGCTCCGGATCGCCTCGGAACTTGTTGACCACAAAGCCACCGATCAGAGCCTGATCCGCCGGATCCAGCAGGGCCAGCGTGCCGAAAAGCTGTGCGAACACGCCACCACGATCGATGTCACCGACCACCAGCGTCGGCAGTCCGGCCGCTCGGGCCAGGCCCATATTGGCGATGTCGTGCGCCCGCAGGTTGATCTCGGCGGGTGATCCGGCACCTTCGCAGATCACGTGATCGTACTCCGCACGGAGCTCGTCGAGTGTGGCCACGACGGTGTCGAGCAGCGCGGCCTTGCGATCCCGGTAGGACATCGCGGTGACCTCCCCTGCCACCTCCCCCAGCAGCACGACCTGGGAACTGCGGTCGCTGCCGGGTTTGAGCAGCACCGGGTTGAACCGCACCTCCGGCTCCACACCGCACGCCGCGGCCTGGACCGCCTGTGCGCGGCCGATCTCGCCACCACGGGGCGTAACCACGGAGTTGTTCGACATGTTCTGCGCCTTGAACGGCGCGACCTTGGCACCCCGCCGAGCCAGCCAGCGGCACAGCGCGGCAGCCAACACGCTCTTGCCCGCATCCGAGGTCGTCCCGGCAACCAGCAGTCCACTCACGCCCGCTTTCCTACCTCATGCCGTAGGTAGCACCGCACGGCACCTTCCCGAACCGGCCGATCCTGCAGTGCACCACAACATCCCCGGTC
This Haloactinomyces albus DNA region includes the following protein-coding sequences:
- a CDS encoding cobyric acid synthase, which gives rise to MSGLLVAGTTSDAGKSVLAAALCRWLARRGAKVAPFKAQNMSNNSVVTPRGGEIGRAQAVQAAACGVEPEVRFNPVLLKPGSDRSSQVVLLGEVAGEVTAMSYRDRKAALLDTVVATLDELRAEYDHVICEGAGSPAEINLRAHDIANMGLARAAGLPTLVVGDIDRGGVFAQLFGTLALLDPADQALIGGFVVNKFRGDPELLRPGLEQLRAITGRPVHGVLPWAEELWLDAEDSLSYVADGVIGRPAPPVGQQWLRVAVPRLPRISNATDVEALAAEPGVSVRFVTEPSRLADADLVVLPGSKSTVADLHWLRSSGLAEAIAQHAAADLPVVGICGGFQMLSRRIADGVESGSTVDGLGLLDLEIEFAAAKTLTRPTGTAFGEPVGGYEIHHGRVVGRGDDLPSLVSLTDGEPEGGVDGSVAGTHWHGLFENDSFRREFLRWAAKQADRNGFVPADDTAFAALRQTQLDLLGDLVEKHLDTEALLRLLDGGVPSGLPVLPPGGADEMSASNGVGRS